From a single Thalassophryne amazonica chromosome 7, fThaAma1.1, whole genome shotgun sequence genomic region:
- the mrpl51 gene encoding 39S ribosomal protein L51, mitochondrial → MSVLGGLLRPGAFLCQSAETLIHSTRTIFTGTCRQLKMDGVPQPKAVDRWTEKRAMFGVYDNIDILGEFKAHPRDLIVGPCWLKGFRGNELQRLIRKKKMVGDRMMVQDKHNLEKRIRYLYKRFNRYGKHR, encoded by the exons ATGTCGGTGTTGGGAGGTTTACTGAGACCTGGAGCGTTTCTGTGTCAGtctgcagagactctgatccacaGTACCAGGACCATATTCACAG GTACTTGCCGTCAGCTCAAGATGGATGGTGTTCCACAGCCAAAAGCGGTGGACAGATGGACTGAGAAGAGAGCCATGTTTGGGGTTTATGATAATATTGACATCCTTG GAGAATTTAAAGCCCATCCCCGGGACCTCATTGTTGGCCCCTGTTGGCTGAAAGGTTTCCGAGGTAATGAGCTGCAGCGTCTAATTAGGAAAAAGAAGATGGTGGGAGACAGAATGATGGTCCAAGACAAGCACAATCTGGAGAAGAGGATCCGCTACCTGTACAAACGTTTCAACCGTTACGGCAAACACCGCTAA